One Aquarana catesbeiana isolate 2022-GZ linkage group LG06, ASM4218655v1, whole genome shotgun sequence genomic region harbors:
- the LOC141147525 gene encoding olfactory receptor 5AR1-like translates to MRNQTVLTNFFLSGLSDLPDLQLPLFLFFLLIYLLTFIWNLLIIILIVTDSHLNVPMYFFLGNLAGLDLCCSSVTIPRMLFDLHTKRRKITTAACITQVFFFMFFGTSEAILLAAMSYDRYTAICQPLHYVQLMCWKVCVQMMSTVWCLGFTNSFVHTLSVLNLTFCGSDILENFFCDLPQFFQISCSDIYINILLLFLLGGFIAVGSLILTFLPYVYIFKTVLKLQVKGNRSKVFSTCTSHLTAVFVFYCSTMFNYFHPSSGYHFPGAKVAPIFYATLIPLFNPLIYSLRNQDFRIAFHNVFQGIFTISSSKLNPHS, encoded by the coding sequence atgaggAATCAGACGGTTTTGACTAATTTTTTTCTCTCTGGACTGTCTGACCTTCCAGATCTTCAGcttcctctttttctcttcttccttctcatcTACCTTCTGACATTCATCTGGAATTTGCTGATCATTATCCTCATAGTTACCGACTCTCACCTCAATGTTCCTATGTATTTCTTCCTTGGGAACCTGGCCGGTTTGGATCTCTGTTGTTCTTCAGTAACCATCCCACGAATGTTATTTGACCTTCACACCAAGAGAAGAAAGATTACCACAGCAGCTTGTATAACCCAAGTCTTCTTCTTTATGTTTTTTGGTACTTCTGAAGCTATTCTGTTGGCTGCCATGTCCTATGATCGATATACCGCCATTTGTCAGCCATTACATTATGTGCAACTCATGTGTTGGAAAGTGTGTGTACAGATGATGTCCACTGTGTGGTGTCTTGGTTTTACCAATTCTTTTGTTCATACACTTTCTGTCTTAAATTTAACATTTTGTGGATCGGATATTTTAGAAAATTTCTTCTGTGATCTGCCCCAATTTTTTCAGATCTCCTGCAGTGACATCTACATCAACATTCTGCTCCTCTTTCTCTTGGGTGGGTTCATTGCAGTTGGTTCTCTAATACTGACCTTCCTGCCGTATGTCTATATATTCAAAACtgtgctaaaattacaagttaaagGTAACAGAAGTAAAGTTTTCTCTACATGTACCTCTCACCTGACAGCAGTCTTCGTATTTTATTGTTCCACTATGTTTAATTATTTTCATCCTAGTTCTGGTTATCATTTCCCTGGTGCCAAAGTGGCACCCATCTTTTATGCCACGCTCATTCCTCTTTTCAATCCTCTGATCTATAGTCTGAGGAACCAGGATTTCAGAATAGCTTTTCACAATGTATTTCAGGGTATTTTCACCATCTCTTCATCTAAGCTTAACCCTCATTCTtag